In one Lolium rigidum isolate FL_2022 chromosome 3, APGP_CSIRO_Lrig_0.1, whole genome shotgun sequence genomic region, the following are encoded:
- the LOC124697430 gene encoding type IV inositol polyphosphate 5-phosphatase 9-like — MLENQNQAEVLWPRLVANKLFRKPSGSHAFVADFPAVAGAAEEFDGCSPDAGADAHRGIKRPRPQQRNKTLKYRLFASTWNVGGVAPPDDLDLSDWLDTRNGTYDIYVLGFQEVVPLRARNVLGADKNRIGMRWNELVRAALNRSSPSPSPGAHSAGGGGEKQKVHPVRDGASGDLGARDFRCVVSKQMVGILLTVWVRGDLRRLVRRPSVSCVGCGVMGCLGNKGAVSVRFWLRDTSFCFVCCHLASGGREGDEAHRNADATEILSRTSFPRRHPSSSPSSSLASPQKILDHDRVILLGDLNYRISLPEAKTRLLVERQDWKSLLENDQLRGEVSSEGGAFNGWNEGAITFSPTYKYHRDSDAYYGCADKASKKGEQKLKRRAPAWCDRVLWRGAGLRQTRYDRCESRLSDHRPVRAVFAVEVDAPWNLNSLRSFFLSERFDRARSPADGLLVLREDDHTTSSARFAEDV; from the exons ATGCTGGAGAATCAGAACCAAGCCGAG GTCCTTTGGCCGAGGCTGGTAGCGAACAAGCTCTTCAGAAAGCCCTCCGGCAGCCACGCCTTCGTCGCCGACTTCCCGGCGGTCGCCGGCGCCGCGGAGGAGTTCGATGGATgcagccccgacgccggcgccgACGCCCACCGAGGAATCAAGCGGCCGCGGCCGCAGCAGCGGAACAAGACGCTCAAGTACAG GCTGTTCGCGAGCACGTGGAACGTCGGCGGCGTTGCGCCACCGGACGACCTCGACCTGTCGGACTGGCTCGACACCAGGAACGGCACCTACGACATCTACGTCCTCGG ATTCCAGGAGGTGGTGCCGCTGAGAGCGCGGAACGTGCTGGGCGCGGACAAGAACCGCATCGGCATGCGCTGGAACGAGCTCGTACGGGCCGCGCTGAAccggtcgtcgccgtcgccgtctccgGGCGCCCActccgccggaggaggaggggagaagcAGAAGGTGCACCCGGTCCGGGACGGCGCCTCCGGCGACCTGGGGGCGCGGGACTTCCGGTGCGTGGTGAGCAAGCAGATGGTGGGCATCCTGCTCACCGTGTGGGTCCGCGGCGACCtccgccgcctcgtgcgccgccCCAGCGTCTCCTGCGTCGGCTGCGGCGTCATGGGATGCCTCGGCAACAAGGGCGCCGTGTCCGTCAGGTTCTGGCTGCGGGACACCAGCTTCTGCTTCGTGTGCTGCCACCTGGCCTCCGGCGGCAGGGAGGGCGACGAGGCGCACCGCAACGCCGACGCCACCGAGATCCTCTCGCGGACCAGCTTCCCGCGCCGCCACCCCTCCTCCTCTCCATCGTCGTCGCTCGCCTCGCCCCAGAAGATCCTAGATCACGA CCGGGTGATCCTGCTTGGGGACCTCAACTACAGGATCTCGCTGCCGGAGGCCAAGACGAGGTTGCTGGTGGAGAGGCAGGACTGGAAGTCACTGCTAGAAAACGACCAG CTGCGAGGAGAGGTATCATCCGAAGGTGGAGCGTTCAACGGGTGGAACGAGGGGGCGATCACATTCTCGCCGACGTACAAGTACCACCGGGACTCCGACGCCTACTACGGCTGCGCCGACAAGGCCAGTAAGAAGGGAGAGCAGAAGCTCAAGCGCCGCGCGCCGGCGTGGTGCGACCGCGTCCTGTGGCGCGGCGCGGGGCTGAGGCAGACCCGGTACGACCGGTGCGAGTCGCGGCTGTCGGACCACCGCCCCGTGCGAgccgtcttcgccgtcgaggtgGACGCGCCATGGAACCTCAACTCCCTCCGGAGCTTCTTCCTGTCCGAGCGGTTCGACAGGGCCAGGAGCCCCGCCGATGGCCTTCTCGTGCTCCGAGAGGACGACCACACGACGAGCAGCGCAAGATTCGCCGAGGACGTATGA
- the LOC124695162 gene encoding uncharacterized protein LOC124695162 gives MSARAVRTPTPSGLCPLLFTWEKHLRTVCVMCVNIDYTSLNIMATRSKKALFRLRPRLLQQRRSSLLAAALMVTLLLIVLLLISLPRSSPPPRHDIHTTSSPTHNPLPSAQCAAMSASLGEFGEMMLSMLPKDLAFTALVPSPESFRRVLKLRPNESFAEGKAKDDTYAVVSRVLGFSAVPRRLRSEDVPLRERVRLLDSVSGLKMYAWRDADGALVVNGVRSECADIVRDQTVVHVMAGVLMDAEFERSFLPAAED, from the coding sequence ATGTCCGCTCGTGCCGTGCGCACCCCGACGCCGTCTGGCCTCTGCCCTCTTCTCTTCACATGGGAGAAACACCTACGCACAGTGTGTGTGATGTGTGTCAACATAGACTACACATCTCTGAATATCATGGCGACAAGGAGCAAGAAGGCGCTCTTCCGGCTCAGGCCACGGCTGCTCCAGCAGCGACGGAGTAGCCTCCTCGCTGCCGCCTTGATGGTGACCCTACTCTTAATCGTCCTCCTGCTCATCTCCCTTCCTCGCTCCTCGCCACCACCCCGCCACGACATCCACACAACATCATCGCCCACACATAATCCTCTTCCTTCTGCTCAATGCGCGGCCATGAGCGCGAGTCTTGGGGAGTTCGGCGAGATGATGCTGTCCATGCTCCCGAAGGACCTCGCCTTCACCGCCTTGGTGCCTTCGCCGGAATCTTTCCGCCGCGTCCTCAAGCTGCGGCCAAACGAGAGCTTCGCCGAGGGGAAGGCCAAGGACGACACCTATGCCGTCGTCTCGCGCGTGCTCGGCTTCTCTGCGGTGCCCCGGCGCCTGCGCTCTGAGGACGTGCCTCTGCGCGAGCGGGTGAGGCTACTGGACTCCGTCTCTGGACTGAAGATGTACGCCTGGAGGGACGCGGACGGGGCTCTCGTCGTCAACGGCGTGCGGTCAGAGTGCGCCGATATCGTCAGGGACCAGACCGTGGTCCATGTCATGGCCGGCGTCCTCATGGATGCCGAGTTCGAGCGATCTTTTCTTCCGGCAGCAGAGGATTGA